In one Pseudomonas sp. 31-12 genomic region, the following are encoded:
- a CDS encoding response regulator: MRVLLVEDHLQLAESVAQALKSTGLTVDVLHDGVAADLALSSEEYAVAILDVGLPRMDGFEVLARLRARGKNLPVLMLTARSDVKDRVHGLNLGADDYLAKPFELTELEARVKALLRRSVLGGERQQRCGVLAYDLDTRRFTLGEELLTLTSREQAVLEALIARPGRVMSKEQLASQVFGLDEEASPDAIEIYVHRLRKKLDGQPVAIVTFRGLGYLLESRDA, from the coding sequence ATGCGTGTTCTGCTCGTCGAAGACCATCTGCAGCTCGCCGAAAGCGTCGCCCAGGCGCTCAAGAGCACCGGGCTGACCGTGGATGTGCTGCACGACGGCGTGGCGGCCGACCTGGCCTTGAGCAGCGAGGAGTACGCGGTGGCGATCCTTGATGTCGGCCTGCCGCGCATGGATGGATTCGAAGTGCTGGCGCGCCTGCGAGCCCGGGGCAAGAACCTGCCGGTGCTGATGCTGACCGCCCGCAGCGACGTCAAGGACCGGGTTCACGGGCTCAACCTCGGCGCCGACGATTACTTGGCCAAGCCGTTCGAACTGACCGAACTCGAAGCCCGGGTCAAAGCCTTGTTGCGGCGCAGTGTGCTGGGCGGTGAGCGTCAGCAGCGCTGCGGCGTGCTGGCCTATGACCTGGACACTCGTCGCTTCACCCTCGGTGAAGAATTGCTGACCCTGACCTCCCGCGAACAGGCAGTCCTCGAAGCGTTGATCGCCCGGCCCGGTCGGGTGATGAGCAAAGAGCAACTGGCCTCTCAGGTGTTTGGCCTGGATGAGGAAGCCAGCCCGGATGCCATCGAAATCTACGTCCACCGCCTGCGCAAGAAACTCGACGGTCAACCGGTCGCCATCGTGACCTTCCGTGGCCTCGGCTATTTGCTGGAAAGCCGCGATGCATAA
- a CDS encoding tripartite tricarboxylate transporter TctB family protein yields the protein MLLQRIFASVLLLACVGLALMAWPYQAAFSYEPVGPRAFPLLMLGLMGLGLLYMAFRPTPIIHSDDDPKLDRETLIKIGICVVLLLVFAGTFEPLGFIVASILIGVPMARLYGGRWLPSAVIISLMAIGLYLLFDKLMDVPLPLGVLDVLEN from the coding sequence ATGCTCTTACAACGCATTTTTGCTTCGGTGCTGTTGCTGGCCTGTGTCGGCCTGGCACTGATGGCCTGGCCGTACCAGGCGGCTTTTTCCTACGAACCGGTCGGCCCTCGCGCGTTTCCGCTACTGATGCTCGGTTTGATGGGGCTCGGCTTGCTGTACATGGCGTTTCGGCCGACGCCGATCATCCACAGCGACGACGACCCGAAACTGGACCGTGAAACGCTGATCAAGATCGGCATCTGTGTGGTGTTGTTGCTGGTGTTCGCCGGCACCTTCGAACCCCTTGGTTTCATCGTCGCCAGCATTCTGATCGGCGTCCCCATGGCTCGCCTGTATGGCGGCCGCTGGCTACCGAGCGCGGTGATCATCAGCCTGATGGCCATCGGTCTTTACCTGCTGTTCGACAAGTTGATGGACGTGCCACTGCCCTTGGGCGTACTCGACGTTCTGGAGAACTGA
- a CDS encoding succinate dehydrogenase assembly factor 2 encodes MVEDVELNRLYWHSRRGMLELDVLLVPFVKEVYPHLNDVDRDCYRKLLECEDQDMFGWFMERAESEDPELQRMVRMILDRVQPK; translated from the coding sequence ATGGTCGAAGATGTTGAACTGAATCGCCTCTACTGGCACAGCCGCCGCGGCATGCTCGAGCTTGACGTATTGCTGGTGCCGTTCGTGAAAGAGGTCTACCCGCACCTCAACGACGTCGACCGCGATTGCTACCGCAAGTTGCTCGAATGCGAAGATCAGGACATGTTCGGCTGGTTCATGGAACGCGCCGAATCGGAAGATCCGGAGCTTCAGCGCATGGTCCGCATGATCCTGGATCGTGTCCAGCCCAAGTAA
- a CDS encoding protein YgfX, with protein sequence MSSPSNAFECRWHASRQLLAAYLVAQLFALGSLFLLSIPVWALLLGITLCVVHGVWLLPRQILLTHPRAYRGLRRDADGWQLWNQASGWQPVQLRPDSLALPLVVVLRFRLSGERRVRSICVPRDSQAADVHRRLRVRLTFSRRRWAAPE encoded by the coding sequence GTGTCCAGCCCAAGTAATGCGTTCGAATGCCGCTGGCATGCCTCGCGGCAGTTGCTGGCGGCGTATCTTGTGGCCCAGCTGTTCGCGCTGGGTTCGTTGTTTCTTCTCTCGATTCCAGTCTGGGCGCTTTTGCTCGGCATTACGCTGTGCGTGGTTCACGGCGTTTGGCTGCTGCCGCGACAGATTTTGCTGACGCATCCACGGGCATACCGCGGCTTGCGTCGCGATGCCGATGGCTGGCAGTTGTGGAATCAGGCCTCAGGTTGGCAACCCGTGCAGCTGCGGCCGGACAGCCTGGCGTTGCCGTTGGTCGTGGTGCTGCGTTTTCGACTGTCAGGAGAGCGACGGGTCAGATCGATCTGCGTTCCCCGGGATTCGCAGGCGGCGGATGTGCACCGACGCCTGCGCGTGAGGCTCACATTCAGTCGGCGTAGGTGGGCGGCACCAGAATAG
- a CDS encoding tripartite tricarboxylate transporter substrate binding protein, whose amino-acid sequence MNRSLRRFALAASCMLFAGQLMAEPKRPECIAPASPGGGFDLTCKLAQSALVNEKLLTKPMRVTYMPGGVGAVAYNAVVAQRPADAGTLVAWSSGSLLNLAQGKFGRFDETNVRWLAAVGTSYGAIAVKSDSPYKSLDDLVQALKKDPSKVVIGSGGTVGSQDWMQTALIAKAAGINPRDLRYVALEGGGEIATALLGGHIQVGSTDISDSMPHIQSGDMRLLAVFSEKRLDEPEMKDIPTAKEQGYDIVWPVVRGFYLGPKVSDEDYAWWKEAFDKLLASEDFAKLRDQRELFPFAMTGPELDTYVKKQVADYKVLAKEFGLIQ is encoded by the coding sequence ATGAATCGATCACTGCGCCGTTTCGCCCTCGCCGCCAGCTGCATGCTGTTCGCCGGCCAACTGATGGCCGAGCCAAAACGCCCTGAATGCATCGCCCCGGCCTCACCGGGTGGCGGTTTCGACCTGACCTGCAAACTGGCGCAAAGCGCGCTGGTGAACGAAAAACTGCTGACCAAACCGATGCGCGTGACCTACATGCCCGGCGGTGTCGGCGCGGTGGCGTACAACGCGGTGGTCGCTCAACGTCCGGCGGATGCCGGTACGCTGGTGGCGTGGTCCAGCGGTTCGCTGCTGAACCTGGCCCAAGGCAAGTTCGGTCGTTTCGATGAAACCAACGTTCGCTGGCTGGCCGCCGTCGGTACCAGCTATGGCGCCATCGCGGTGAAAAGCGATTCGCCCTACAAGTCCCTGGACGATCTGGTGCAGGCACTGAAGAAAGATCCGAGCAAAGTGGTGATTGGTTCCGGCGGCACCGTCGGCAGCCAGGACTGGATGCAGACCGCGTTGATCGCCAAGGCCGCCGGGATCAACCCGCGCGACCTGCGTTACGTCGCCCTCGAAGGCGGCGGTGAAATCGCCACCGCCCTGCTTGGCGGCCACATCCAGGTCGGCAGCACCGACATCTCCGACTCCATGCCTCACATCCAGAGCGGCGACATGCGCCTGCTGGCCGTGTTCTCCGAGAAGCGTCTGGACGAGCCGGAAATGAAAGACATTCCAACCGCCAAAGAGCAAGGCTACGACATCGTCTGGCCAGTGGTTCGCGGTTTCTACCTCGGGCCAAAAGTCAGTGACGAAGACTACGCCTGGTGGAAAGAGGCCTTCGACAAACTGCTGGCGTCCGAAGACTTCGCCAAGCTGCGCGATCAGCGCGAGCTCTTCCCGTTCGCCATGACCGGCCCGGAGCTGGACACCTACGTGAAGAAGCAGGTTGCCGACTACAAAGTGCTGGCCAAAGAGTTCGGCCTGATCCAGTGA
- a CDS encoding HDOD domain-containing protein: MSELADKVQQDLVEAIDNDDLVLPTLPEVALQIRKAAEDPEVSVSTLSKVIGRDTALSARLIKVVNSPLLRATQEVTDLHTAITRLGVNYSSNLAIGLVMEQIFHARSEVVAQKMREVWRKSLEIAGVSYALCRSYTQLKPDQAALGGLVHQIGVLPILTYAEDHYELLSDPVSLNHVIDRIHPLIGDKLLRVWEFPEMLVQLPGLYLDFERQSERVDYVDLVQVASLYCHKDTDHPLARFDVFNVPAFKKLGIDPENEAMCRDLEESRSMFY, translated from the coding sequence ATGAGCGAGCTGGCGGATAAGGTCCAACAGGATTTGGTTGAGGCCATCGATAACGATGACCTGGTTCTGCCAACGTTACCGGAAGTGGCCCTGCAGATTCGCAAGGCCGCTGAAGATCCGGAAGTCAGTGTCAGCACCCTGAGCAAAGTGATCGGTCGTGATACGGCGTTGTCGGCGCGCCTGATCAAAGTGGTCAATAGCCCGCTGCTGCGCGCGACTCAGGAAGTGACTGACCTGCACACGGCGATCACGCGGCTGGGCGTCAACTACAGCAGTAACCTGGCGATCGGTCTGGTGATGGAACAGATTTTCCATGCCCGCTCTGAGGTGGTGGCACAGAAAATGCGCGAGGTCTGGCGTAAAAGCCTGGAAATCGCTGGCGTCAGCTATGCGCTGTGCCGCAGTTACACGCAACTCAAGCCTGATCAGGCCGCCCTCGGCGGACTGGTTCATCAGATTGGCGTGCTGCCGATTCTGACCTATGCCGAAGACCACTACGAACTGCTGTCCGACCCGGTCAGCCTCAACCATGTCATCGACCGCATTCATCCCTTGATCGGTGACAAGCTGCTCAGGGTCTGGGAATTCCCGGAAATGCTGGTGCAGTTGCCGGGGCTGTACCTGGATTTCGAACGCCAGTCGGAGCGGGTCGATTATGTCGATCTGGTTCAGGTGGCCAGCCTGTATTGTCACAAGGACACCGACCATCCGCTCGCCCGCTTTGATGTGTTTAACGTACCGGCCTTCAAGAAATTGGGGATCGATCCGGAGAACGAGGCGATGTGCCGCGATCTGGAAGAATCACGATCGATGTTTTATTGA
- a CDS encoding tripartite tricarboxylate transporter permease, which yields MDTLGYLGQGFGVALTPYNLVTALCGTLIGTVVGLLPGLGPINGVALLIPIAFALGLPPESALILLAAVYLGCEYGGRISSILLNIPGEASTVMTTLDGYPMARKGLAGVALSLSAWSSFIGAFIATCGMVLFAPLLAKWAIAFGPAEYFVLMVFAIVCLGGMAGDRPVKTFIAALIGLFLSTVGIDANSGVYRFTGDNIHLTDGIQFVVLVLGLFSISEILLLLEKTHRGQEAVKATGRMMFNFKEASAVFVVNIRCGLLGFIMGVLPGAGATLASAVAYMTEKRIAGDKGTFGQGDMRGLAAPETAIGGAACGALVPMLTLGVPGSGTTAVMIGALSLYNITPGPLLFQQQPDIVWGLIASLFVANVMLVILNIPMIRIFTRILAVPNWALVPVIAIITGIGVYAVHATTFDLFLMIGIGIFGYILRKLDFPLSPVLLGFILGGLMEQNLRRALSISNGALEILWSSPITFGCWVLTAIMLLMPLLRIWRKRSVARRVIADV from the coding sequence ATGGATACTCTTGGCTATTTGGGTCAGGGCTTCGGCGTTGCGCTGACCCCGTATAACCTGGTGACCGCGCTCTGCGGCACCCTGATCGGTACCGTTGTCGGCCTGCTGCCCGGCCTGGGCCCGATCAATGGCGTGGCGTTGTTGATCCCGATCGCGTTCGCCCTGGGCCTGCCACCGGAGTCGGCCCTGATCCTGTTGGCGGCGGTATATCTGGGCTGCGAATACGGCGGGCGGATCAGCTCGATCCTGCTGAACATCCCGGGCGAAGCCTCCACTGTCATGACGACTCTCGACGGCTACCCGATGGCCCGCAAAGGCCTGGCCGGTGTGGCGCTGTCGTTATCGGCGTGGAGTTCGTTCATCGGTGCGTTCATCGCCACCTGCGGCATGGTGCTGTTCGCGCCATTGCTGGCGAAATGGGCGATTGCCTTCGGTCCGGCAGAATATTTCGTGTTGATGGTGTTCGCGATTGTCTGCCTTGGCGGCATGGCCGGCGATCGTCCGGTGAAGACGTTCATTGCCGCGCTGATCGGTCTTTTTCTGTCGACCGTTGGCATCGACGCCAACAGCGGTGTGTACCGTTTTACCGGAGATAATATCCATTTGACTGACGGCATTCAGTTCGTCGTTCTGGTGTTGGGCCTGTTCTCGATCAGTGAAATTCTCTTGCTGCTGGAAAAAACCCATCGTGGCCAGGAAGCGGTGAAAGCCACCGGCCGGATGATGTTCAACTTCAAGGAAGCGTCGGCGGTGTTCGTGGTGAACATCCGTTGCGGCTTGTTGGGCTTCATCATGGGCGTGTTGCCGGGCGCCGGCGCCACCCTCGCCAGCGCCGTGGCCTACATGACCGAAAAACGCATCGCCGGCGACAAAGGCACGTTCGGCCAAGGTGACATGCGCGGCCTCGCTGCACCGGAAACCGCCATCGGCGGTGCGGCCTGCGGCGCGCTGGTGCCCATGCTGACCCTCGGCGTTCCAGGTTCGGGGACCACAGCGGTGATGATCGGCGCGCTGTCGCTGTACAACATCACCCCCGGCCCGCTGTTGTTCCAGCAACAACCGGACATCGTCTGGGGCCTGATCGCCTCGCTGTTCGTCGCCAACGTCATGCTGGTGATCCTCAACATCCCGATGATCCGCATCTTCACCCGCATCCTCGCCGTGCCGAACTGGGCGCTGGTGCCGGTGATCGCGATCATTACCGGGATCGGCGTCTACGCGGTGCACGCCACCACCTTCGACCTGTTCCTGATGATCGGCATTGGCATCTTCGGTTACATCCTGCGCAAGCTAGACTTCCCGTTGTCGCCCGTGCTGCTGGGCTTCATCCTCGGTGGCTTGATGGAGCAGAACCTGCGTCGTGCGCTGTCGATCTCCAACGGTGCGCTGGAAATCCTCTGGTCGAGCCCGATCACCTTCGGTTGCTGGGTGCTGACAGCCATCATGTTGCTGATGCCGCTGCTGCGGATTTGGCGCAAACGTTCGGTTGCGCGGCGCGTTATCGCAGATGTCTGA
- a CDS encoding folate-binding protein YgfZ, whose translation MADSAFFCTLSHEGVLAVRGADASKFLQGQLTCNLNYLTDTQASLGARCTQKGRMQSSFRIVLEGDGVLLAMATELLEPQLADLKKYAVFSKSKLTDESAAWVRFGLDHGDVALSSLGLELPADTDSVARHEGLIAIRVSPDRAELWVAADQANATKGKLSVLLAEGTLNQWLLGQIRAGIGQVMPSTRELFIPQMLNLQAVGGVSFKKGCYTGQEIVARMQYLGKLKRRLYRLKLDASELPEPGTPLFSPSHGSSIGEVVLAANAGQNIELLAVLQAEAAEGGDIHLGALEGPALHLLDLPYQLDRDREIQR comes from the coding sequence ATGGCCGATTCTGCTTTTTTCTGCACCCTGTCCCATGAAGGCGTTCTTGCAGTCCGCGGCGCGGACGCCAGCAAATTCCTGCAAGGCCAATTGACCTGCAACCTCAATTACCTGACCGACACCCAGGCCAGCCTCGGCGCCCGCTGCACGCAGAAAGGCCGGATGCAGTCGAGTTTCCGCATCGTGCTGGAAGGCGACGGCGTTCTGCTGGCGATGGCCACCGAACTGCTCGAACCGCAGTTGGCGGACCTGAAAAAGTATGCCGTGTTCTCCAAGTCCAAGCTGACCGATGAAAGCGCCGCTTGGGTCCGCTTCGGCCTCGATCATGGCGATGTCGCACTGAGTAGCCTGGGACTTGAGTTGCCGGCAGACACCGACAGCGTCGCGCGCCATGAAGGTCTGATTGCCATTCGCGTCTCGCCGGATCGCGCCGAACTGTGGGTCGCTGCCGATCAGGCCAATGCCACCAAGGGCAAGCTGTCCGTTCTGCTGGCCGAAGGCACTCTGAATCAATGGCTGCTGGGCCAGATCCGCGCGGGGATCGGCCAGGTCATGCCGAGCACCCGCGAGTTGTTCATCCCGCAGATGCTCAATCTGCAAGCCGTCGGCGGCGTAAGTTTCAAAAAGGGTTGCTACACCGGCCAGGAAATCGTCGCGCGCATGCAGTACCTGGGCAAACTCAAGCGCCGCTTGTATCGCCTGAAACTGGATGCCAGCGAATTGCCTGAACCCGGCACGCCACTGTTCTCCCCGTCCCACGGCAGTTCGATCGGCGAAGTGGTGCTGGCCGCCAACGCCGGGCAAAACATTGAACTCCTGGCCGTACTGCAAGCCGAAGCAGCAGAAGGTGGCGACATTCATCTGGGAGCTCTCGAAGGGCCGGCCCTGCACTTGCTAGACCTGCCTTATCAACTGGATCGCGATCGCGAAATCCAGCGTTAA
- a CDS encoding sensor histidine kinase — protein MHKPSSLRWRLLWHLALLLVVLMLASGLSAYWNGREAADTAYDRTLLASARTIAAGVSQRDGSLSADVPYVALDTFAYDSAGRIFYLVNDINQKLISGYEHLPPPPPGTPRTDDYPALASFYNAQYRGQNVRVVSLLKPVSEPTMNGMAEIRVAETDEARVAMARSLAADTLLRLGMLAVGALLMVWFAVSAALRPLERLRTAVEERQSDDLRPLPLVEVQHELWPLVRALNHFTERLRGQFERQAQFIADAAHELRTPLAALKARLELGLRSNEPQTWRSTLETAAQGTDRLTHLANQLLSLARVENGARAIAEGGAQLLDLSQLARELGMAMAPLAHARGVALALEADEPVWLRGEPTLLNELLSNLVDNALAHTPPGGNVILRVTAPAVLEVEDDGPGIPIDERDRVFERFYRRNQQVAGSGLGLAIVGEICRAHLAQISLHDGESAGLKVRVSFIAGE, from the coding sequence ATGCATAAGCCCAGCAGCCTGCGCTGGCGGTTGTTGTGGCACCTCGCGCTGTTGCTGGTGGTGTTAATGCTGGCCAGTGGTTTGAGCGCGTACTGGAATGGTCGCGAAGCCGCTGACACGGCGTATGACCGGACTCTGCTGGCGTCGGCGAGGACCATCGCCGCCGGCGTATCCCAGCGCGATGGCAGTCTCAGTGCCGATGTGCCTTACGTGGCCCTCGATACGTTTGCATACGACAGCGCCGGGCGGATTTTCTACCTGGTCAACGACATCAATCAGAAGCTGATTTCCGGTTACGAACACCTCCCGCCACCGCCCCCGGGAACGCCGCGTACCGATGACTATCCGGCACTGGCGAGCTTCTATAACGCTCAATACCGTGGGCAGAACGTACGCGTGGTGAGCCTGCTCAAACCCGTGAGCGAACCGACCATGAACGGCATGGCGGAAATCCGCGTGGCGGAGACCGACGAAGCGCGGGTCGCGATGGCCCGCAGTCTGGCAGCGGACACGTTGCTGCGTTTGGGCATGCTGGCGGTCGGTGCGTTGTTGATGGTGTGGTTTGCGGTCAGCGCGGCGTTGCGTCCGCTGGAGCGCTTGCGCACGGCGGTGGAGGAGCGTCAGTCGGATGATTTGCGGCCATTACCACTGGTGGAAGTGCAGCATGAATTGTGGCCGCTGGTGCGCGCGCTCAATCACTTTACCGAGCGTCTGCGTGGGCAGTTCGAGCGACAGGCGCAGTTCATCGCCGATGCCGCCCATGAACTGCGTACGCCGTTGGCGGCGCTCAAGGCGCGACTGGAACTGGGCCTGCGTTCAAACGAACCGCAAACCTGGCGCAGCACCCTGGAAACCGCTGCCCAAGGCACCGACCGTCTGACTCACCTGGCCAATCAATTGCTTTCGCTGGCGCGAGTAGAAAACGGGGCTCGGGCGATTGCCGAGGGCGGCGCGCAGTTGTTGGACCTGAGTCAGTTGGCGCGCGAACTGGGCATGGCCATGGCGCCGTTGGCCCATGCGCGCGGCGTAGCCTTGGCGCTGGAAGCGGACGAGCCGGTGTGGCTGCGCGGCGAGCCGACGCTGTTGAACGAATTGCTGAGCAATCTGGTGGACAACGCCCTCGCTCACACGCCGCCGGGCGGCAATGTGATTTTGCGAGTCACGGCGCCGGCGGTGCTGGAGGTCGAGGACGACGGACCGGGGATTCCCATCGATGAGCGGGATCGGGTGTTCGAGCGCTTTTACCGGCGTAATCAGCAGGTCGCTGGCTCGGGGTTGGGGTTGGCGATTGTCGGTGAGATCTGTCGCGCGCACCTGGCGCAGATCAGCCTGCACGATGGTGAGTCGGCGGGGTTGAAGGTGCGGGTGAGTTTTATTGCGGGGGAGTGA